The DNA region TGCAACTTGCCAAGGCGCTCCTAAACGCGCAGCAGGGATCCCTCGAGAACGCTGTGCGTTGCCTTGATGGGGAGTGCGACGCCTACTATGGGGCTAGAAACAGAGGGAGCCGGGTGAGCTCCGATCTGGGGAGCCGGCAGGTCAGTGACGAAGTAGACCGACCCTGAACCGGCAGAAGACTTAGGGCGAGTCATGTTGGGTGGACAGATTTTGACGAGTAGGAAGACAGTCCTCCAGGCGAGTGGCGGAGAACCAGGAGTGCGCTGTAATGGAGTCGGGAACGGTGAGAGGTGAAGAGGATGGAGACGGTCAGGCTACTGTGGAAGAGGGAGAGGTAAGCATGGCTGATGGGGTTGCTGGATTAGGGGGTGCATGTAGTAATCAGGCTGAAAAGGGGGGTACGAAGCGAAAGATGACCACTAATACGCTGGACTTGAACAGTAATCAGGTTGATGGGGTGCAGACGAATGAACAGCACTTGGAGGAGCAAttattggaaaataaaaaaacctTGGAGCTGGCTTTGGAATCAAGGACTTTACTATGCAATGAGGAAGATGACATAATAGCAATCCTTTAGGCTCAAAATGAAGAAATAGCACAAAAGAAGAAATTGGTGAAACAAAAGGCGAAGTTGCGACGATGCAGACCAAAAACTAAAAACCAGGTGTGTACGAATAGTTCAAAATGACTTTCTGttcttggaatgttagggggttgCGGGGTGATAGGAAGATGAGAATGGTGaaggatttgaaaaataaatttaacctGAGCATATTAGGCTTGattgagactaagagacaggTTGTGACAAGGTTAGACGTCAATAGGATTTGGGGAGGTTCTGGGACAGGGTGGGAATATGTAGGGTCGGACGGTGCATCCGGGAGACTGTTGATGATTTGGGACGACACTTTTTTTCATATGAACAACTGCTATAAGGGAGAAAGATGGTTATGTGTTAAAGGTGTTGTGCTAAAGAATAGCTTCAACTATACTTTTCTCTTGATATACGGTGCACATAGTAGAGAAGAGAAAAGCCAGATGTGGGAGGAGTTGAGTTACATTGATGGGTTGTGCTAGATCCCCTGCTGCTTTTTGGGAATTTTAATGAGATAGTGCATGCAGAGGAACGAAAAGGTACTGTTAATCTGTCTGTATCCGCAGAAGAGTTCAAGAATTGGATTCAGGACGTGCACTTAGTGGACTTGCCACTTACAGATCGCAAGTTCACTTGGTTTTGAGGTCGTTCGTGCAGTCGACTTGATAGAGTGTTGGTAAGTGTGGAATGGTTAGAAGAGTTCTTTGAGACTCGGCTACGAGAAGGACCAAGAGGCTTATCGGACCACTGCCCTGTTATTGTGGAGGATCGGAGGATGAAGGGAGGTCCTAGGCCTTTTCGGAGTCTTGATGCGTGGTTCACACATGACGGCTTCCTTCGAATGGTTAAGGAGGAATGGAGGGATTTAGGGGAGTTGCAATTTACAGATAAATTGAAGGCGCTAATGGGTCCGTTGAGAAGTTGGCACAAGAACAACTTTGGTGACATGAATAGTAAGATATTGaagcttgaggaagagataaaaaaggTTGATGATATGGCAAATGCTGGAGTGTATGATGCTACTATGGAGGCTAGAAGGAAAGCACTAGTTACTTGCTGTGAGCGATGGTATGTGAGGAAAGAAATCCACTGGAAGCAAATGTTTCGATCTCAGCAAGCCAAGGAGATGGACAGAAACACAAGGTACTTCCATAATATAGCGTCGTCAAGAAGGAGAAATAATCGGATTGATAATCTGGTAGTTAATGGCAGACTGATAAGGAACCAAGCTAGAATTAAAGTAGCTATTAGAGAGTTTTATAAAGATCTGTATCATCAGGAGAGCTCTCCTTTACTGGGGTTCAGAGATGGGGTGGTTAGAAGGATAGATGAGGAAGAATCGGGGTCCTTGGAGGTGATGCCATCAGCTGAGGAAATTAGACAGGCAGTGGGATTGTGAGTCCTCGAAGGCGCCAGGATGTGATGGGTTCAACATGAACTTCATTAAGTGATGTTGGGATGAGATTGGAACGGAATTCACGGGAGCGGTTATGGAGTTTTTTCAGACAGCCAGGCTACCCACAGATTCCAATATTACGTGGGTGGCGCTAGCCCCAAAGTTCACTGGTGCGAAGGAGATGAAAGACCTCAGGCCTTTTAGTATGGTTGAGTGTGTGTATAAGGTCATTTCAAATGTACTTGTTAGGAAGATGAGAGCAGTGATGCCTGGGCTAGTAGGGGAGACTCAGAGTGCATTTGTACAAGGTAGAAAAATTCATGATAGGGTTCTCATAGCATGTGAAACGGTGCATTGGTTTAAAAGGAGAAAGGGAAAGGCAGCCATAATCAAGCTAGATTTTTAAAAGGCTTATGACAGAGTCAGGTGGAGCTTTGTAGATATTGTACTGGAAAAGATGGAGTTTGGTCGCAGGTGGAGGACTTGGGTTATGGAGTGTGTAACCATAGCTTCGATGTCAGTTTTGATTAATGGATCACCAACTAAACCATTTAAAATAGAAAGGGGCTTGAGACAAGGGGATCCGCTTTCTCCGTTCTTATTTGTGTTGGTTGTGGATGTACTGCATAGAATAATTGGTGAGGCAATAAGGAATGGCCGTATCTCCCATTTGGTGGTGGGTCGAGACAGTGTGGAGCTCTCACACCTTCAGTTTGCTGACGACGCTATCCTGTTCTGCCCACCAGATGATGAGACTATGCAGAATTACAAGCGGCTGCTGCGCTAGTTTGAGTTAATGTCAGGGCTCAGTATCAACTTTGACAAGTCCAGCTTAATTCCACTCAATTGTGAAGAGCAGTGGGTACAATATATGTGTAGTTTCTGGGGTTGCAAGGAAGGCACCCTCCCTGTTAAATACCTTGGAGTCTCCTTAGGAGCTAATCCAAGGTTGGTTAAGACCTGAAAGCCTGTCATTGATAAGGTGGAGGAGAAACTAAGCCTCTGGAAAGCTAGGGTGCTAAACAAAGCGGGGAAGTTGGTGCTTATAAAATCTGTCTTGAGTAGCTTACCAGTGTATTATCTGAGCCTATACAAGATGCCGAAAGCAGTTGCAGAGAAGCTGATTTCCCTACAAAGAAGATTTCTGTGGAGTAAGGAGGACGGGAGACAGGGCATGGTGTTGGTGAAATGGGAGTTGGTGTAGGCCCCTAAAAAATTTGGTGGGCTGGGAGTTGGAGAGCTATGATTCGGAACACCGCACTgttgttcaagtggtggtggcgttTTGCGAAGGAAGAGTGCCCTTTGTGGAAGAAGGTGGTCTGTTCATGTAATAAATTGAGGCCAAATGAGTTACTATCCATGCAAGTGCTCCCTACTAGAGGAGGCCTTTGGAAGGATATTTGCCATATAGGATTCAAGTTGCAGAATCTGAGGGACAAGATGATTACAAGTCTAACTATGGAGGTTGGTGACGGAAGAAGGACTCGGTTTTGGGAGGATGTTTGGTTGCATTGTGGTTCCTTGAAAGATCGATTTTCaagactcttctctgtttcaaacaAATGTGGGTCGGATAGAGGGGATTGTGGGGTTTGGGATGGGCTAGAGTGGGTTTGGAACTTCCAGTGGAGGCGTGAGCTTTTTCAGTGGGAGTTAGAACTCATGAGTCAGTTACATGAGGTGTTGAGACTTGTGAGGCTAGTGAATAATAGGGAGGATAGAGTCGTGTGAAAATATGATAGACTTGGTATTTTTCGactaactcctttgtgcaggtGCTACAAGAAAGAATGCTATCAGAGGATGTTACCAGTTACAGCTTCACGAAGACCATCTGGAAAGGGTTGGCTCTACCAAGAGTAGAGCTATTTGTGTGGTTTGTCCTGGTTGGCAGGGTGAATACAAAGGAACGGCTAAGCCGCCTCAGAATTATTAGCCATGATGATAAGCATTGTGTCTTGTGTAATAAGGATGATGAGTAGGTCCATCACTTGTTTCTTGGCTGTGATTTTGCTTGGCAGGTGTGGAGTGCATGGATATCTGCGTTTGGCCGACCCTGGGTCTTCCCAGAACTAGTGAAGGACCATTTTCTGAGTTGGACAAATGAGACGAGAAGAAAGGAAGACCGGAAGCAGCGCCTGAGATGCTTCTGCGCGATTATCTGGCATATTTGGATGGAGCGAAATAGGAGGATTTTTCAGAATGAAGGTAAAGGCGTTGACGAGATCATCTCAATGACCGTCCTGTGATGAATAGAGAGGTATGCATCCCTagggttgttgatggctatgccagAGATGACGTGGGGATGATGGTTCTTTGGGGTAGGATTTTTCGGGAGTGGTTAGTCTTCTTTTTTGGTTTGATCCTGTATGCTCTACCTTAgtgtgttgagctcttctcctttaaaaaaaatatacataaaaatttttaaattaaattaggatCTAAAtggattgatttaaatttgaaaaataaaaataaccgttTGACAATTGTTAGGAGAGATTGATGAGATAATGGAAAAAGAATTGAGATGGCTATTTTCCACGTAGTTAGCCGTTTGCCAATAAAAATGATCGTTTTTTTTATCTCCCACCCATGTGGAAGATAATCGTTTCAATTCTCCTCTCACTATCCTGTCAACATCTCCTAATAATTGAGAaacagttatttttatttttcaaatttaactcAATTCATTTGGATCATAATTTAATCtagaattttttatatatttttttatactaattgatcaaacatatccaTTTTAATCTTTTCTATCAACTTTTTTATATACCATTTGCATGttaaaagtttggattattgatattattaatattttttattattttcaaaaaaattttttaaaaatacatgtaaaccagataaaaaaatatttattttagtaaatattgtttaaattatttatttcaataattattataattaatttttttattaaaataaaaatccgtTAAAAATTAGTTACTTTTTCGATGTATTAATATACGataaattattcatataaaattattttatattaacactGTATACAAATTAAACtagaaatataatattataatttagagtttaattttaatatatcgtataaaataatttatacaattatatagttatatttttttagataattatttatactgttaatataaaagataattattttttaaatataatattatgtaattaGATGTATGTTAAAAATCACTTTACGTTAATAATTTATGGCCAATTATATGATACAGATTAATAGATACAGATTGGATGACTTGTTGACAAGTGGCAAGAAGATTGCTTTGAGGGAACAGGCTTGGCAGAGCTTTGTAAGCCTGTCTGCCTTAGTTATGAAAATAGTAGCCGGCTAATGAAAACAGGGTAGAAGGAATATAGGTAACAAAACCCGAACTGGACACGGAACTGGGCTGGGCCTATGTTGTTTGGTTTTTGGTTTTGGGCAGCATGGGTGGCAGCAGCAATTGGAAGAAGTGGCTTTGTGGTACGTGAACAGTGTTCGCGGATGATGAAGTGGGAATTGGGCTTGGGTTGAAAGAGAAATCGGTTCCGGTTATTTTGTTTGGCCTTAGCCCAAGACGGGTAAAATGTAATAGGTTTAAAGAGAATGTAGCAGCCGCCGTTCTATAAGAAGGAGAACCCTAACCCCAGTTCATCACACCTAGAAGGAGAAACGTCGATCCCTTGTAACGTATGTAACACTCAAGGCTTTAAGGTAACTCCTCACCCTTGTCGTTTGGTATTTCAGAAGTCTGAATTTATGCGTTTTTTATATTGTAATGCCGCTGTGTGTTGATGTGGTTCATTGTTTGATTAATTGTGAGGTGGGGCTATAAGTGGCGGAGAGATCTGGATTACCTCGGAACAAAGACACCGTTGGATAAGGAGGAAGAGATCCGGAGCTTTGATGAGGGCGATTACCCTTGGGATGCACACTAAAGATGGATCTGTGTAGGTGGCGTACAGTAGAACTTGAATAAAGGTACATTGAACCAGGAATATTTCTTCAGATAGGTTAATCTTGGTAATGAATGAGGTGAAAGGTTGGTCCAAcggatgtatttttttttaattttatatacttatttttatTATAGGATGTTGTTGTTGTGTAGGCGATGAGTGATGCAGACCCGTAACCGATATTGTGCTGTTGGTGCTTTGTTACTTCAATCATATACGAACTGGAAGCTTATTGTTGATGAATCCAGGTAAACTAACAAATTCCATACTGTTATGGGGACTATGTTATTTATAAGTTAGAGAATCATATTCTAAACCTAAATTTATGTAAATTCATTGCttttaaaatacttttaatatatgTTGACATGTATGAATTGCAACGAGTTACCTTGATGCTTGCATCTTGTTTTATTGAGAAGGCAATGGATTAGCTTAGAAAAAAAGTAAAGGCAATGGATTAGTTTAGAAAAAAAGTAAAGTTGAATATCTACTGTTAATTAATGTAAGGGCAGTCTTCGTTGATGGAACGGAACATAAAAAGAAGGTTCTGTGCCAGGGGAATTAGATTATATAAGCAGTTTTTACGAATCatgatttttattgttgttgGATTTTCCATCAATGTTCATCGGCTGATCGATTTTTGAGAGTCCTATCTAATTGGATTGTCTGTTTTGATTGCTTATCTGGTCCCCCCGCATTGTGTGTCGGGGGAATTGTATTACACAATTGGTTTTTATGATTGATGATTGTTAGTGTAGTTGGTTTTTGCTGTCCATGTTCATGGGGTAGTGGATTATTCATATTACTTAGTAATCCGATTTTCTGTTTCTGATTGCCTTTTCGGTCCCTCCGCATTGTAATGCTTTGTCTCTAACCCGATGGAATCACGCGAAGACCAATTCAAGACAGAATAGCAGCTCCAAATTTGTTGAGGCGGCTCGTGGTTCCCTCCTCCTATCCTTATTCATGAATTGGTTagtattttaataatttctaTTGCGTACAAAGTCATTGTggataagaataatttttttctctttcgaATTCTAATTATAAGGATtggcaaaattaaaaaattataagttcAATCTTAAGATGCACAGTGAAAAAGACGATTGAAGTGTGTAAAAAAAACTTTGCATTGTTGCTTAAAATACCATGTTTTAACATTAAAGAAATGCTTAGTTTAAAGAATTTGCCGACAAAGGTATCATGAAACCTGAAGGTAATAATGGTAAGATAGATGATACAATTATGACTCTTATAAAAATGAATCATCTTCAAGACTCAATTATAGTTCAAATAATTCATAAGGTGCAATGGAGTTGTTGTGTAGTTATGTTTAGTGTAAGTCATAGTAATATCTCCTAAATATTGTTTATGATGCTGCCTTTAAATTTGTGttccaagagaaaagaaagacaatttgaattttaattttcagtaGTATATACTTATATAGCATCGTATATACATGTTCTAACTACAACAATACACAAAAAAATCCACTCTCCTAATCACATGACTACACATGTCACTTTACACAACGCATCATGGCATGTAAATAGTTTGTTgacaaaaaaaaaccaaaataatcACTGACGACTTGTTTAAGTTGCATTAAATCCAGATTAAATTATTTCATCAATAAAAAGTCTTTAGAATAGAGAATACTGTTGTATGGTTTAGTTATCTGTGCCTGTTGTGCCTGTTGGTAGATATTATTTGAGTACGTGCTGCGGTAAATCGGATGGTTTTAAAGGATTGTTGGAGAGGGTTGTCGGATCCGATATCGGTGAAGGTAGCAGCTGGGGAAGGAATAAAAGTAAAATGGAGTAAGAAAGAGGATATTAGTATTTGGTTCAACGAATGTTGGTAGGGTTGTAAAGTTATTGGGTTTAGGGCATCaatattttgtgatttttaagTGTTTTGGTGGATCTAAATTTAAGTTCGTGGTGATCTATTTGAGTGACTCGAAGATTGATAATTCGAGTTTGATTCGTTTCCATGATGATCACCACTTTGTGGGAAATAATTTTCCGAGTCATATGGTGGTGAACATTATGGAAACCTCTCAAACTTGAGTGATCAATCTCCGAAGCATTCGAGCAGATCACCAAGAGATTAAATTTAGATTCACCATGATacttaaaaattacaaaatattgaTGTTTTAACCTGTATAGCTCCACAATTCCTTGCCAAGCTGCATTCAGCCAAACACTAACATCTTCTTTCTTGATCCATTTTGCTTTTATTCCATCCGCGGCTGAAAAATCCAACGATATTGGATTTGATAATCCTTTCCGGTAATTCTGTTAAAAAAACGAGGGGAAGGATTGTAGTCGGCAGGACGTCTTAAATAAGATATTTACAGTCGACACATAAAATTGAATATTAGACTGGAGTGATGATGATGTGTGTTTCTTCTTTGTTGAGGGAATATTGTATTGCATTTTATTCGGGAAAAAGTGTTACATACAATTTTTTCGGAAATATCTAATACGGGTGTCGCTAATGTCTCACCCCGATTGTTGACGAGGACATGAAGGAGCATGGGGGCAACAATTGATAGGCAAGGTGATTTTTGTAGTAAATCATGATGTCTTCAACTAGAGCAATACGCCAGGCCTTTGTGCTCAGGACAGTTAGCCCCTCAGTTTGCATTTTTTTTGTGGTGCAGGTTGTTTCGAGTTTACATCCTCGCACGTTCTTCAGCAGCTCGTCATTGTTGACGTTGTGGTGGAATGAGAAATGTTGGGTGAGTCTGACTGTTTATTATTACAACGTGCTAAACACATAAAAGTGGGTACACCATGATTATCCCTGATAGTGGAATTTTCAGGTCTCAATGAGATACTATGTGGAGAATCACGGAATTCAGACACCGGTTGACTTGCTGTAAGTTTTAAGCTTGCTGATTTTTTGGTTCCTGTCTGTTCCTTTTGTGTTACTTAGGTGTTGTGAGTTGATGTTGTAATTTTTGGTTTACTACCTGGACATTGTATTCCAGTTAGTTAATTCGATTTCCTTTTTGTTGTACAGGGATCCTCCCACTACTCGAACGACAAGCGTGATATGCCGGTTACCTGGGCTGGTCGACAAACTTACTTTCTAACCACTAAATTCGGAATACAGTCAAATGACGAGCACAATAAGTCTGAGTCTCATGCGAGCAAACACATTGCGGGACATTCGTTGTCTTTTTAAAATGAATTCTTGTCACTTTTGAATAAGGGCCATTTGGTGTAGGAAAAAATGTTTACATGTTAGTACCAAAAGTTGACTGTTTCGCATCACACAATTTGTCAAGCATtcttattcaatttttttgttggGTGTCATGCCAGTTTGTTATTAGGATCGTTCAACTGTTACAACCAACACGGTGTTAATAACTTGGGCCTGCACTTTATTGTACATGTAAAGCCCAAAGATCATGACTAAGTAAATGTTTTGGTGTGTTTACTTAAATTTCCAACTTTGTGGTCAGCCCATGAGACTCTTATgtaatcttaattaattaatatgctTATGGTGACATATTTactactggcattgaacgctatgCTTTTCTTTCAAATTTATGTCGTCTATCCTATCCATTCAATCTCTGCAGCGGTTATTATTTTAGATGCAACCATatccatataattaattaaattagtttaaagTTTTACTACTTTCTCGGATCGTATTAGTTTAActaataaaattagtaa from Arachis hypogaea cultivar Tifrunner chromosome 10, arahy.Tifrunner.gnm2.J5K5, whole genome shotgun sequence includes:
- the LOC112717859 gene encoding uncharacterized protein; protein product: MTFCSWNVRGLRGDRKMRMVKDLKNKFNLSILGLIETKRQVVTSRLDRVLVSVEWLEEFFETRLREGPRGLSDHCPVIVEDRRMKGGPRPFRSLDAWFTHDGFLRMVKEEWRDLGELQFTDKLKALMGPLRSWHKNNFGDMNSKILKLEEEIKKVDDMANAGVYDATMEARRKALVTCCERWYVRKEIHWKQMFRSQQAKEMDRNTRYFHNIASSRRRNNRIDNLVVNGRLIRNQARIKVAIREFYKDLYHQESSPLLGFRDGVVRRIDEEESGSLEVMPSAEEIRQAVGL